A single Alosa sapidissima isolate fAloSap1 chromosome 17, fAloSap1.pri, whole genome shotgun sequence DNA region contains:
- the bloc1s5 gene encoding biogenesis of lysosome-related organelles complex 1 subunit 5: protein MTMEKIVKDVGDIQSRLIDHRPIIQGEIRYFVKEFEEKRGFRECRLLENLNKMVAETNEQALPNCSEAMHQNLLQALTRLEAANHMAQRIQQRELEAQQSTQMQVCLERRKADWEEFLKQQAILKEEVDEEHAKAVGRLSAQYGEMKKDLAKFATF from the exons ATGACAATGGAGAAAATTGTGAAAG ATGTGGGAGACATCCAGTCCAGGCTGATAGATCACAGACCAATCATCCAAGGGGAAATACGGTACTTTGTGAAAGAATTTGAG GAGAAACGTGGATTTCGGGAGTGCCGTCTGTTGGAGAACCTCAACAAAATGGTTGCGGAAACCAATGAACAAGCTCTGCCTAACTGTTCAGAAGCCATGCACCAGAACCTGCTGCAGGCTCTAACAAGAT TGGAGGCAGCTAATCACATGGCTCAAAGAATCCAGCAGAGGGAGCTAGAGGCACAGCAG aGCACCCAGATGCAGGTGTGTCTGGAGCGCCGTAAAGCGGACTGGGAGGAGTTCCTGAAGCAGCAGGCCATTCTGAAAGAGGAGGTGGACGAGGAGCACGCCAAGGCCGTGGGTCGCCTCAGCGCCCAGTACGGAGAGATGAAAAAGGACCTCGCCAAGTTTGCCACCTTCTGA